A genomic region of Eucalyptus grandis isolate ANBG69807.140 chromosome 5, ASM1654582v1, whole genome shotgun sequence contains the following coding sequences:
- the LOC104446210 gene encoding actin-2: protein MADAEDIQPLGVDNGFGMVKAGFVGDDAPRVVFPSMVCRSRHPVDMVSMGHGVAYVGDEAQSKRGILTLKCPMESRIASNWDNMEKISHHTFYIDLRGALEERPMLLI from the exons ATGGCAGATGCCGAAGACATTCAGCCTCTTGGTGTTGATAATGGATTTGGCATGGTTAAG GCTGGTTTTGTTGGAGATGATGCTCCAAGGGTTGTCTTCCCTAGTATGGTTTGTCGATCGAGGCACCCCGTTGACATGGTTAGTATGGGCCACGGGGTTGCTTATGTTGGAGATGAGGCCCAATCTAAAAGGGGCATTCTTACTTTGAAGTGCCCTATGGAGAGTAGAATTGCCAGCAATTGGGACAATATGGAAAAGATCTCGCATCACACTTTCTACATTGATCTACGCGGGGCTCTCGAAGAACGTCCGATGCTCCTTATTTAA